The window gatgaagatgcttcgtacaacaatgttatcagccgcgaccattgtctgcaacaacagcgaaaaactctccatctaaaatcgtttttcgcctgcatgctagctCGAACTCTGCGTGTTCTCGGCATTTCAAGGCGGAATACTTTAGCATcggcgcaaagcgcaaaattctcagacgtggcaccctggctacggtacctacgtctagtgatcacgaagtttacACAGCCTTGCCTCTCCCAGGAttgcaaaacgaacacaaaatAGGCACCACAAGGTAGCGTCGCAGAAAATCCACCATCAAGAAAAATTCTCAgagtggcttctatccgaacagcataataatggttagcagagcattgtaatggcaaaccgcaaaagagagaaaagaagcgtaaaagtaaaataaaaagggaacaataagtaggaaaacaaaacaagcaactgctgatttaaaactgaagtgcttgcttatacaacaaattgtgttggacgtcgtaactggtgtcagtcatctgtttgccaggaacagtttcttcttacggtcgccttcacccattctctgtaactaccctgtatgttaacacggaacgcctctcacgtgaaacgtaaagtctgaacgcgcttgcgtctgacaatcataaacgcatgaCAACTGGCCCAACACGCAAGGTGCTGCCATGTgtacgatgtacggcacatagtgcgcgagtttcacagttttacatgccacctacgcttcagagcacagcctatctctgagtatttagtttcagaactcttagctctacatgaacagagaacctgcgacaatacacaaacgtgtacgcacgaagaattacCCACAAGGATgactcatattgcacacagcaGAGCTACAACAGGCGCTCTTCTGGGTACCGCAAGGGGCGCCCCTGCCgggcgctccgcgcgtaaatacggcacttccgctcctcgaggcgcggacggaagtcccataggcgaacgggcgagtgttatggtcgtgtattatagagatggtcgtggtttCCACATATTTCACTTGTTAAAGACTGTGCAACCATcactaaggttaggttaggccaggtTCTTAGGTATTTCACCAGTTGGAGATTGTGTTCACGTGGACTGCGCAACCATCGGCAaagttaggtcaggccaggttttacgtatttcacccgTTACACCTTTCACCAGCACCTACGCCAACCATGTTCATGTTTCCAAAGCACGTAACCTCTGACGACGAAATGAGCGCTGGCCTCCCTGCGCTCCCGATTGCCACGGTATCGGCTCATTTGTACATGAAACTTCGGGGATGGATATGTCAACTTATACGTGCGGGTTTCAGGATTTTAGAAAAATGGGATGACTCCTTCATTGCCTCCTTAATTTGAAGGATCTTGTATTTACAAGTGCTTACAAGTCCCAAActtcgccacaccagcacttgacagctgtttcggccttcttgggcctgtTCAGCAGTGCTCAACTGGGCAACGTTTTGAGTGGGTGGCGCCAGAAGTTCACATGGAACGTGATAtcatcccgtcagggtgagaggcTCACCACTGAAAACCCAGTGCGAGGACAGTGAAGTCCATTTACATCGAGTCCCAAGTCCCAATAAGTCTTCCAACACCTTGCTTACAAGTCCCAAATGTTGCGTCACCAGCGCCACCGTTTGGCGTCGTGCTCTGTCTGTCGGGCTTCCTGAAAACGCGTACACTTGGAGACAAGTAAACCTTTGCTAACTGAATATTTGGAGCACGGTACTACGAGCAGTGCACTAAACACACGTGGTTAGAAATCGTTTTTCAGCACCTTTGAGTCCTGCAGCGGCACGATACAGGTTTTCAGGCTCGCTGGCGACATGCGTGTCTTACACGAACAGGAGCCTTAAATTTGGAAATAATTTCGTCTTGGTCGTTACGGCCGATTTGTTAGTGGTCCTCTCTGTTTGTAGCTCGCCTCTGCTAATTCTCTTCATATACCTTTTTAAAATTTTTCGCTCTAGTCTCGTTTTTCAGCTCCCGTATTTCTTTACAACAGGACTCGCCGACAACCAGTCGTCCAGTGTCACATCTGAGACTACCTCGCAAACCCAAGCGTCTCACGAAATTCGCTATCAACGCCCTGTACGTGCTGACCCCCCAGCATCGTCAAGCTCCGAACGCTCCCCGGTACAGAAGCTCAAACGCATAATCATCTTTTTCATCCCGGTACTTCTGCTGCTCGGTGTTGTAACCTATTTTGTCATCAAGCACGTCAGCGACCGCAAAGTCTACCTGCTCTGCGATTCGCAAGCTTGTAGCGCGTTCGAAGTAATGCTCAGTAGGACCATCAACCACCGTCTCAATCCGTGCGACAACTTCTACGCCTTCGTCTGTGACGGTTGGAACAAGGCTCAGTTAAAGTCTGTCTACCGAAGCCACTTGGACTACTTTCTGGCGTTGCTGAACGACAATCTCCAGGAAAATGTTCCTCGATATGGGCAGGACTCACATGAAAAGGCGGCAGCATTCTTTCAAGCGTGCAGAATGGCTGCACAGAAGAATAGTGGAGATACGCACGGCTTCAGAAGTATTCTCTCTGAAAGCAACGTAGACTGGCCCAGCATCTCCGAGAAGGCGGACGTGCTCTTGTCATTGGTCAGATTTTTCAGGATTCTTAGGGTAACGAACCTTTTGAACATTGAGAACAGTGAAAACGTATTGGTCATTCATGGAGGTGGAGCGGAAGCTTCCAACTACAAGAAGCGGGCAGCCGTAATTGAAAACTCAGGAAGATACCAATGGTACTACGAGACATTTCAAAATGCAACAAAAAGTACACGCACGAGGGAAGAATTTATGCTTCCATACTCCGAATTTTTACAAATCGAAGTTGCAATACTCGATGATCTCACAAACTATAGCAAGGACACTAGCACGAACCCACCGAAGAACTTGCATGAGCTGGCGAACCTGACAAATGAAATTTCTTACGAGCGTTCGTTAAGACTCGTGACAGAGGAGCTTGTCCTCCCTGCACAAGCCCCGGTATTTATCAGCCAGGATGACTGCGATTACCTACGGGCGTTTAGCGGACTTTTGAACAAGATGGAAGAGAAGTATATTCACTACGAAGTAGGCTGGATCATGGTGCAACAGTGCGCTCGCTTCATCAATAGGGAAGTCCTGGGCGCCTATGTGGGCGACTTTGACCCGTCGGACCCAGGAAAACGTGGAGATATACAAAACCGCAACCTCTGCCTCGACCTCACTGAAACCTACATGGGGTGGTCGATCTATGTGAAGTTTTCGGAGGTGTACGCTCCAAGCGCCTCTATAAGAGAAGTGCGTAAGATAATCGATGACATTGGCAAAGTCGCTTTTATTAGGACCGGGGCTGCAGAAGACAGCATGGGTGCAGGTTATGTCAACTCTTCATTGCGAGAACAGTTGCACTTGATGACGAAGTACCAGGACCGCTTTGAGGATTCCAATTTTCTGAGCGCCACATTCTTCGACATCAGTGACATGGGTCCTTTCATCTTCCAGAACTGGCGCAGAGTTGTTCACGATTTCCCCACGCGCGGAAACATGACCCTTTGGGAGCTGGTCAGCACACATTTCATTTTTGGATTACTCGCCACGAGTGAGGCCTACAATCTTTACAATAAAGCTGATGACATGTACTTGTTACCACCTTACACGATGATGCTTCCACTGTACGACAATAACGTCATGAGTGCAGTCAAGCACGCTGCCTTAGGATCAGTCATCGCCTCGGCGGCCATCGCTATGACCGGGTCTTCGAACAGGAGCAAAGGCTCAGTCGGAAATCAATCTCTTGACGAGCACACTAACAAACAAGTGCGTGATGCGGCAGCTGCGCTAGAGGTAGCTTGGGAAGCATACAGGAAGGCAACAGAATATGCTGAGGATGTTCGACTTCGTCATCTGCCACATTTGTCGTCCGACGCAATCTTTTTTGTCGCTACGTGTTATATTCTGTGTGGCCAGCCTGCTAACACCTACCCAGCATTGCGATGCAACGAGCCCTTGAAACATCGACCTGAGTTCACTGGAACTTTTTCTTGTAATGATGTCTCTTTTAATAATCCTGAGCTCTACGACCTACGTCCTCTGTAGATGTCACCTTTATTCCTGTATGAGATCGCCACGTGACCAAAGCTAGTTTATATGGCATGCTAGGAAATAATATTGCCAAGTTAAATATATGCTCGAGGAGATAGCTCCTAACGGTTTCGTTGTGCTTTCTTAAACTGGGGTGACGTCAGGGGAGAAATGTCTGGATTGGTATTGGTTCGCGTACATAACGCCGCTAGCGTCGAAGTGCAGAACGCGATACCTTTTCAAATCTGCCTGATAtaacagactgttcttcttctgggcccagaagagcAGTCTCTGTTAAACATATCAGCGGctgtcgtcctgaggcaattcccgtcacacatatactgtggtattAGCTTTGGATAGGTTTCTGTGGTCATTGGACTCCACagtatagatttttttttttcaaacaataCCATGGCTAAGCCGTCCTACCAATAAACATTTACCAAAGAGTCACTTCAGTCTCGAGAGGTCGAAATTTACACAAAAGCCGAAAACTATATTACGAAGGAAGACGCCGAGAGGACGGACTTATCCACATGGACAGGGTTTCGTGGCACAGGATGACAAATCTTTGCCCGAGCAATGTGCCAAAGGCGACTTCTTTGCCCAAACGCATAATTTTCAGACGATGTAACTGCAGAGCGTGTGGATATTTTTTTAGTTAAAAACTTCCGCAGATTGGTAGACCggagtatgtttttttttaaagaactgAGGGGTGATCGAGCAGGTCGCCTGGATCATTCGGCGTAGAATGATTCTGATGTAAACAGAAGCCTCTAATTTgtgacatcggaacatcaagGTCAGATTTCGTTCATTTACAATGCGCCTTTTGCGCTGTCCTCAAATTAGTAATTTATGCAGCTTCCCGTACGCCTTCTCACACCCCTGCAAAAAAAGAACTGCGAGAGACCCCCTGAAATTTTGCGAGATTACGCAATGtttcgtcaaaagcatgtaaagacaCCCCCTAGAgaagccccccctcccccccgcagGATGGTAGGGGATAAAAAAATTAGGTCTCAAGTGACTGCAGTGAAAGACCTTATGGAATAGACACAACCTGATGTAGCGCCAGCTCAGGTAGACCAAGAGGTAGTTTTATTAAAGAGATACTAGAGGGATAAATGTTAGGGATGAAACGAGCAGCACGGTTCTATAATGACTCAAGCAGGACATTATGCAAGGTAAGATGAGATACGCACCCATACGCACCAAGCGCATTCTCATTGAGGGCGTATCAGCGTTGTATACGCAATTTTTTTCACCAATGGTGTCGCATGCTTGAGGTTGCGACGTGTGAATCCGAGTCTACGATATGTGTGACTTGCAATTGATGTAACGTGGTTCAACAAGGTAccaatttgggcctgttggtcacaCATAATGAAATCGCTAAAACAGCGCTAAAAACAAATAATGACCACACCGAACGAACGCGATGCACTTTCAACAAAGGTCCAGTGCAGTGCGTCCGTCCGTCCGACCGTCCGGTGTcatctttatttgtttttagcactgttttagcgGTTTTATTAACGTGTTTCGTGCATCTCAGAGTAGGAACAAGATTAACCCCGAGGTGTTTGTAGGAGTTGGACTTCGGGATAGTGGAGTAGAGTTGTTTAATGTGTAATGGGACTGATAGGGCTGCTTTGACCGTGTGAAACTAAAGGGATGAACGGTGAAACACTTCGATATGTTGAGGGCAAGCTTCCAGTTCGAACGCCACGGGAAAATATAATTTAGGTCGCGTTGAAGGGTGAGATGATCGGTGAGAGAAAATATACTACGGTAGAGTGcacagtagagcactgcacgggcccgggatTTCTGTTTTTTGTGCGGGGTTTGGCCGTGCTCGGGATTCGGCCACCTAgcccgggccgggtgcgggcttgacaacgccggccatggtcgggcacgtacgcgaacatatttcgtGAGTCTGCACAACTGAATTTTcacgtcactttttttttccattgggtatgggatatcatgatattctcatctgagaactattaCTTTGtgatatgtgatcatgcttatttcgtgtaatgggtctggatttcacacgtgcacacacatttggggacgattggtgtggcggaCGCGCtaagagtccggcacgaggaccagttaggttaggtgttctgacatatttcgttcgcgtgagagttcgcgaaaggggaactaacaccggtgcatgcgccATAGAGCAGAGATGAGCCCATCTTGAAccgcaaggtacatacatatcACCCACGCGCCCCTGCACGTTGCCTTCCCGAGCAAGCAAGCACAAAGCACAGAGCGGcagagataataataataatggtatcGTGTTGTGACACGTATGGTTTATCTTCCCAGTGTGGGGCGACATGTTGAACGTGCCGccgggtaggactgcggataatttggaccaccttgggttctttcgacgtgcgccggaaatctccgacacgtggtgctggaagcaatgtttacctcccccacattgctaccaccctcggccgggatcgaacccgcgatcttgagctcagcaagccagcacgttaccgactgagctaccgaggccgaTGCGCCGTGCTAGCCGatccgttcgagtgtacctcctcacCCTCCATCAATTAGCCGCGTCCTTTgcctcgctgcgctgtgctgTTTAATAAATCTACATACGCCTCCGGGCTTCGAGAACATTTAGAGCGGAGGCGtgctgggaccgggcctgagcatgaaaacagtcgggtacgggttGGGTCTGGGCCGGCGGAGTTGTGTTAGGGCCGGGCCCGGGCTCtaaatctatagaagacgtcgggctTGGGCCGGGCATGGGCCTGAAAAttgggcccgtgcagtgctctagtatgTTTGTTGGCATGAAAACATGTTGTAGGCTGTGATGCGAGTTGACGAAGCTTTTTCTCGCAATGCCTATATATAATGTGTCAACTGCCGAAACATGAAAGGCATAAATGTCGGTGTATGGTTCTTCCGCTTCCCACCGTAAAAGCATCAGCGAACGAAGAGGGAGCTTTGCATTCGCGCCGTTGGGCGCATGAAGAAAGATGGTTTCGAGTGGATGGCGACGAAGAACTCACGTGTCACGCTCTCCGTCCCCAAGATCTTTCTCTTTGCCGGTGTTTGCGCATGCGCTTTCAAGCTTCTCTCAATGCCTGTAATGTGTTGCGTCGAACTCTACAAGCGTCGCCGTGATAGTTGGCATAAAAACATGAGTGTTACGAATATGCTTTAACAAGCTGACGGCAATTGATGTtcggaggctggaacacagaacttCTTTGAATGTTTTCGTGTACTTTTTCGGGGTGTATCACGTGTTGAGTGCTTCCACAGGAGCAGGCTGTACCATTCAAAACAAATGTTATCCTGCTATATCCTAAAAAAATGCCAGCTACGCCCACGTTGTGTTAATTTGTCGTCAtctcttcgtcgtcttctcatCATGTCATCTCTCATCGCCAGGAACGCCTATGACAGCGTAGAGCATTTGGTGCTCCTCCAGGAGTTAGTGAACGCTAACATTCCCCCTTACCTGATTGCTTGGGtcatggccttcctgtgtgatcGCTCGTTCTTCTGCTCTGCTGGTTCCTTAGTTTCCTCATCTTACCCCCAGAGGGGTGTCCACCAAGGATCGGTGCTCTCTCCCACATTATTCAATGTTTTGATGAGCTCCCTCCTATGCGACCCGAGCATTACAACTTTTACGTATGCGGACGACGTTGCTTTCTTTGCTTCGGTGCCCTCATTGTCGGAGTTGTACGCTAAGCTTCAAGCCTACCTGGACACCCTGGCAGCCTGGATGAGCTTTATGCACCTTTCCCTGAATGTGGACAAGTCGGCCATGCTCGTGTTCCCGCTGAACACTCCAGTCACCATCGACTTGCAAGCTGGCCTGCAATCGGTCCGTCAAGTTAAGCAGCTCAGGTACTTGGGGATGTGGTACGACGACTCGCTGAGCTGGCGTCACCACATAGATCACTTGTGTCTAAAGGCAACGAAGGCAATCGGCGTCCTCCACCGGTGCTCTAGCCCCCGTGTCGGCATGCGTAGGGATGCGGCTCTCATGGATGCTCGACTGTGGTTAACTCGGCAGTGGCACCGTAGAAATACTCCGCAATTAGTTTTCGCCCAGCAACTCCTTCTGCCATTAAAGGTTTCGCTCTTGGATGTCCTCCCACTTGGGGCCCCGCTGGACCCTCCTTCTGTGAGTGTCATTGACATCTTCCCCACGAGTGTTCGTCATGCTCCTTTGCGTACTCTGCAGACAGTGCTAACGAACCATCTTCATCAATTTCCGCTACATCTTGTGGTCGCAACTGACGCCTCTGTCTCAGAGGAGCGCTCTGGGGTCGGCCTTTTCTTCCTTCAGCTTGAGTTCCAGTTCCCGGTGCGGCTCCCAGATTTCACCCCTCCATTTCATAGCGAGTTCCTCGCCATGATTCTAGCTCTCAAAAGGGTCCCGCCCACTTGGGAAAGGGTGCTCTTGCTTTCAGACTCAATCTCAGTCGTTTCCGCTTTGGCGACCCCTTCCCAGAACATGCTCTCCATTCTGCTTACGCTCGCTCACTCGCACTTACGCGATATCATCATAACGTGGGTTCCTGGTCACCGTGGGCTTGCTGTAAACGAGACTGCTGACTCCCTCGCAAAAATGTCCCTCTCTGGGGCGGTTATTGGCCTGCTGCCTACCCTTGCACATGTGTGTGTCGCCAGATAAACATTTTGCACGGCTATCCTCTGGCCCCATTTTGCGCCCTAAGTACGCCCATCTGTGCTACCCTTGGATGCCGAATTCTTGTCTTTCTCGGCAGTCAGAGGTCTCGCTGACGCGCGCTCGCTGCCTCGCCCTCCCCCTCAACTTCTATCTTCACCGAGCCGGCCGCTCTTCAATCCCCGCGTGTCCCCACTGTGGCCAGGACGAGACGGTAGAGCACTTCCTCGTGCAATGCAGCTTTTACGCTAGGCTTCAGAGGCCTATATAAGTCTTCCACTCCGTCTGTTGGAGGTTCCCGTGTCCCTAGCAGCCCACCTTTCGTTTGGAGCCTCCAGCACTTCCAGCTGGGATAGGTCGGTAGCGGTTGGGCTTGCATATTTCCTTTCTCGCTCGCGCCGCTTCTAGCCCACTTTTGCATCATCCCACCTGTGCATCCACAATCGCCCATTGAGTGTTACAACGTGCACGCCAAAGGAGCTCATTAGGTCTGAGAAATTCCGGTGGCTCCCTCGCACGAGGCGAGTCAAAGCAACATAAGTCTGAAAAGGGTGGCCGAAGGTTACAATGGCATCTGATTGCTTTGGTTTACCCCAAGTATAACTTCGTGCCACACTTTCAGTGTAGAGTATCCAACTCCGCGGGTTCTTACTTACCTGGAATGGAAAGCTACGGTCAAACACACAGCCACGCATCCACACCGACTACTACACAATGACCCTACTACAATGTCTACTACTAATGAATACTACAATGCCTCTACATGTCAATTATGCAAATAACGGCTGTACTTTACTAACGATGCCGCGGCGGACGGATAGGCGTGGAATTAGCGTTTGGCAATTTTGGCACGttgtcattgttgccagacgataCGGGCGAGTGATCGGCAATCGGCTATGTATCGCATAGTCGTCTGCCATCCGATACAGTCGCATGAGACGCGTTTTGGGTATGGAGAGGTTAATAGTCGTCTTCTATTGGATGTAGTAGTATGAGAAGCGTTTTGGGTGTAGGGTTGCGTAAGATGGTTTTGCTTAATGGAACTTTTTATGTTGATGGATGGAAATAATAAAATGCTACAAattaaaacaaaaagcaacacctGAATGTGGAGAGAGTGCATCTTTTCCCAGGTTAGGTATTGCTGTCGAAGAGTGGGTCTGTGTAGATAtgtgcatccggcgtgactgaggttaggttaggctaggtgattacgtattgtacatgtcgaagagtgggtccatgtagaatgtgcattcggcgtgactgaggttaggttaggcgaggtgattacgtattgcacatgttgaagagtgggtccatgtagaatgtgcatccggtgtgactgaggttaggttaggtcaggtgattacgtattgcacatgtcgaagagtgggtccaCGTAGAATGAGCATTCggcatgactgaggttaggttaggccaggtgattacgtattgcacatgtcgaagaATGGGGCCCATGTACaatgtgcatccga of the Ornithodoros turicata isolate Travis unplaced genomic scaffold, ASM3712646v1 ctg00000864.1, whole genome shotgun sequence genome contains:
- the LOC135375441 gene encoding uncharacterized protein LOC135375441, coding for MLSRTINHRLNPCDNFYAFVCDGWNKAQLKSVYRSHLDYFLALLNDNLQENVPRYGQDSHEKAAAFFQACRMAAQKNSGDTHGFRSILSESNVDWPSISEKADVLLSLVRFFRILRVTNLLNIENSENVLVIHGGGAEASNYKKRAAVIENSGRYQWYYETFQNATKSTRTREEFMLPYSEFLQIEVAILDDLTNYSKDTSTNPPKNLHELANLTNEISYERSLRLVTEELVLPAQAPVFISQDDCDYLRAFSGLLNKMEEKYIHYEVGWIMVQQCARFINREVLGAYVGDFDPSDPGKRGDIQNRNLCLDLTETYMGWSIYVKFSEVYAPSASIREVRKIIDDIGKVAFIRTGAAEDSMGAGYVNSSLREQLHLMTKYQDRFEDSNFLSATFFDISDMGPFIFQNWRRVVHDFPTRGNMTLWELVSTHFIFGLLATSEAYNLYNKADDMYLLPPYTMMLPLYDNNVMSAVKHAALGSVIASAAIAMTGSSNRSKGSVGNQSLDEHTNKQVRDAAAALEVAWEAYRKATEYAEDVRLRHLPHLSSDAIFFVATCYILCGQPANTYPALRCNEPLKHRPEFTGTFSCNDVSFNNPELYDLRPL